CCCATGAGCTCTAAAGGATGAGCTGTGAGTTGTGCAGAGCACAAGCAAGTGAAGCTGATAATCCTTTACTGATCAGCATTTGgaactttttaggtcaaattggTGGTGGTTACTTCTCTGAGCTTATTGTGAGGTACGAGTTGATCTCATTTTCTCTTGAATGTTTATTAAgctttaattttgattttgagttttgaaaagaaaactctaGAAggaaatctaaagaaaaagatcTTTTCATAGAAAATGAGTAATTGAATACATTGTGGAGACACAGGTCTGTTTATATACTAATCAAAGGCTAGCGTAGAATCAAGAAATCTGTTATAACAGATTAACTAACAATCACACGTGCTAAACAGAAAATTAAACCAATTGAACAGTAAAATGATGCATTTAAACTTAAACATTAAATGATGCTCCAAAACGCTTCGTATTGAACTTGAAGTTTAAATGATATGGTGTGTTTCATCTTCATTAGTATCTTCTTCTTCAGACTACCTTACATCCCCCCTTAAACTCAGGGGAGGAGACCACATGAGTTTGGAACACAACAGATGAAATCGAGGAGAAGAAAGACCCTTAGTCAAGAGGTCTGCCAACTGATCCTGAGAAGCAACAAATTTAACTTGAAGATCATGTCTAAGAACACGTTCCCTAACAAAATGATAGCCAACTTCAATGTGTTTAGTACGAGCATGGAACACAGGGTTTGAGGCAATGGCAAGAGTAGACACGTTATCACACCAAAGAATAGGAGTAGCACGAAGAAAAACCCCCAAGTCCTTAAGAAGCATTTTGATCCAACAAAGCTCTGCAGCAGTAAAAGCTAAAGCCCTATACTTAGCCTCAGATGAAGAACAAGACACTATAGGCTGCTTCTTAGCAAACCATGTCATAGGGGAATGTCCAAGAAACACCAAAATACCAGAGTTGGATTTCTAGTTTAAAGGATCACCAGCCCAATCTGCATCACTATAAGCAGATAGAACAAGAGGACCTGGTGTAAAAGACAAGCCTTGATGAACAGTCCCTTGAAGATATCTCAAAATCCTCTTAGCAGCTTAAAGATGATTAGAAGTGGGAGTAGCCATAAACTGACAAGCCTGTTGAACAGCAAATGACAAATCAGGCCTTGTAAAAGTGAGGTATTGTAGAGCACCAACCATGCTTCTATACAAGGTAGGATCAGGCAGCAAGGGACTATTATGAGGCACAAAATGAGCATTGGGAGAGCAGGGAGTCTTGCAAGGCTTGCATTTTGACATGGAGAACTTGTGAAGAAGATCCAAAGCATATTTGGATTGATGGACAAACAAACCATTAGAAGTGTAGTTGATTCGAAGTCCCAAGAAGTAATGTAATCTGCCCAAATCTTTAAGATCATATTCTTGGCTCAAGGAGTGAATCAGAGAGGAAATAGAGGAGGGGTAAtgatatcatctacatagagtAGAAGGAAAACCAAATGAGAATCATGAttgtaaataaacaaattaCCATCAGCACCTGAAGCCACAAATCCAACTTGAACTAATTGAGTACTAAATCTCTCAAaccaggcccaaagagcctatTTCAAACCATATAAAGGCTTATACAAAAGACAAACATGATTTGGACAGGAACGATCCACATAACCTTGAGGTTGAGCCATATACACTTCTTCTTTAAGCAAACCATGAAAGAAGGCATTGCTTACATCCAATTGTTTAAGATCCCAACCATAGTTAACTGCCAAAGCAAGAAGCAATCTCACAGTAGTTGGTTTCACAACAAGGTTAAAGGTCTCCTCATAATCCAAACCATACTGTTGGAGGTAACCCGAAGCCACTAATCTAGCTTTATACCTTGCAATAGTCCCATCACTGTGCCTTTTCAGCTTAAAAACCCATTTAAAAGTAACTATGTTCTTGTCAGCAGGTGGAGGAACAAGGGACCAAGTATTCTGTCTGAGGAGAGACTGAAACTCTGAGTCCATATAGCAACCCATTGAGGGTATTTAATAGCAACATTGTAAGTAGAAGTTTCTTGGTAGGTATAATCATTACCAATTCTTAGAACTTTAGGCTTAAGAATACCAAGTTTTGACCTTGTAATCATTGGGTGATGATTAACAGGTGGGATAGAAGCATTAGGATCAAGTATAGGAGATAAAGAATAAGAGGATTCAGAAATAGGAGCACTAGGAATGGATGGAGCAACTGAGATAGATGAACTAGGCAGACAATAAGTAGAATCAGAAGAGGGAACAACAGAtgggaaagaaagaaacttaTCAATAGACTGAtgttgagaagaagaagatgcaagaTTAGAATTAGTATTTGCAGGTGTGGATAGAAACCAAGCAAAATCAATAAGAGAATTAGAGAAAGGAATATGTGGATTAGTGAGATTAGACCTTTGGGCAAAAGGAAAAACATTCTTATCAAATAAAGTATAGCAGGTAGTATACATAGTATTAGTATTAGGATCCAAACACAAATAACCTTTAGAGAGAGGAGGATAACCAAGAAACACACACTCCACTGATCTAGGTTGAAGCTTATGCTTATTGTAGGGTCTAAGATAAGGGTAACAAGCATAACCAAATGTCTTAAGGGCTGAAAGAGGTGGAGGAACAGAATTTATCTTTTCCCAAGGAGAGATAAAACCCAAAACAGAATAGGGAAGTctatttatgagaaaagaagccGTGGAAAAGGCATAGGACCAGTAGTTGAGTGGAAGATGAGACTGATACAACATGGTTAGACTTGTTTCTACAATGTGCCTATGCTTCCTTTCAAAGACACCATTCTGTGGAAGAGTGTGTGGACAAGAAGTTTGATGAAGAATATTATGTTCAGAACAAAAATCGTGAAATTGAGAATTAACATACTCACCACCTTTATCTGATCTAAGAACCTTAATTTTGGAGAAGTACTGATTCTCAACAAGATTCTTAAAATGTTTCAACACTGAAAACAACTCACTCTTTTGTTTAAGAAGAAAGAACCATGTAAAATGTGTAAAGTCATCAATGAAAATAGCATAGTAATTAAAACCAAATAAGGAAGAGATGGGTGCCTGACCCCACACATCAGAATGCACAATTTGAAGCATAGAAGTTGATTGCATTTCATGTTTGTTCAAAGGAAGTTTATGCATCTTAGCACTTATATAGAATTTACAAGATGAACAACATACATCAACATTATAGAAAGTAAACTTTGGATGAACATAATGAAGAGCAAAATGAAGAAGCTTTGCACTTGGATGTCCAAGTCTTTGATGTCAAAGCAAAATTTGAGTAGAACTACCAGATGATAGATCAGAAGGCTGTGATGAGTTGGAAATCTGGGATGCAGTGTAAGCAGTAGGattgagagaggaaagagaagatGATGGAATAGGGTAGACACCATCTTTACTCAATCCTTCATAGAGGATCTTCCCCAAAGGTATATCCTGAATGGAAAAACTATAGGCATCAAAATAACAACAAGCATTGTTTTGCAAGCAAAGTTTATGAACAGAAAGTAAGTTCAATGCAAGATCAGGAACTCTAAGTATATCATTAAGCCTAAAATTATGAGAGGAGGTACACAACTCACCACTACCAATGTGGGTAACAGGAAGCTCTTGACCATTACCTATAGTAATAGTTTCTGAATCAGAAGTAGGCTGCTGTTGAAGTGAAAGATTGGCTAGATCGGGCGTCACATGATCTGAACAACCAGTATTTGTAAGCCAACCATTAGCCCCATGAATTTGAGATGAATTAGCTACCATTACTACTAGTTTTTATGGAGCATGTCTTCCTTGGAAAGAAAAATCCATCCTATGGTAGCAGTCAAGAGCTGTATGGCCACTCTTTCCACAAATCTGGCACTGTGGTCTTTGATTCCGACTTGATTGACCCTAAAATCCTCCATTTTGACTTGATTGCCCCTGAACTCCTAGAGGTCTAGCCTGATAGGATTGATGAAACTGAGACACATTCCCACCACTGAAAGTAGCAAGACTAGTATTATGATTACCACCATTGAAAACTCTACCACCACGGCCtctttgattattatttttgccTTTGCCTCTACCAAACCCTTGAGATTGGAAATTTGCAGCCATTGCCATATTATTAGCATCAACAAAACCAGATCTCTTCTTAATTGCTCTCTCTTCTGCATTAAGAAGTGTTACGCTCTTCCACTATGAGAACATCACTCCTAGTCCTTATAGCAGAACTGAAAGAAGCATATTTTGATGGCAAACCATCAAGTGCAACACGAAGAAGTTCTTCATCATCAAGTATGACTAACACAGCAGCCAATTTGTCTTGGATTTTGCTTAATTCTCTGAAAATACACATCAATTGAATTTGTGCTTTTCTTTACAGAGTTCAATTCATTCTTGAGACTTCTTACACTAGACCTAGACACTGAAGCAAAACGCTTTTCCAAGACTTTCCACACTCATCTGCTTGATTTCTGCCCAACAGTGAGAGCTAGAACAGAAGGAGAAAGTCTTGAGTTAAGAAATGTGAACAATGTCTACTCACGATTCTTCCAACTTAGAAAAGCTGGATTGATCTCAGTAGTAACATTCCTAGAGGAATCTTTCAGAAACTGTTCTGGTGCCACAACATTCTCATCAATTGCATCAATTATTGAGTAGGTTTCTAGGATTACCTCAATCTGGTGTTTCCAGATGATATAGTTGGAGTAATCTAGCTTGACTGTCACCATTGAAGACATATTTGATAGTAGAAGCAGTGAGGGATTGATCTGTGTGAGTGGATTTGTCATTGTGGCTGTGGTTGAGGTAGAAGATGAAGCTGAGCTAGTGGAAGCCATGGAAGCACAGCTCCGATACCATGAAAAGAAAACTCTAGAAggaaatctgaagaaaaagatCTTTTcatagaaaatgagttattgaATACATTGTGGAGCCACAGATCTATTTATATACTAATCAAAGGCTAAGCGTAAAATCAGGAAATTtattataacatattaactaacAATCACACGTGCTAAACAGAAAATTAAACCAACTAAACAATAAAATGATGCGTTTAAACTTAAACATTAAATGATGCTCCAAAACGCTGCGTATTGAACTTGAAGTTTAAATGATATGGTGCGTTTCATCTTCATTagtatcttcttcttcttctttagattGCCTTACAAGGTTTTTCCCCCTCACCTATGTGATTTTATTCAATAGTGACTATGCTTATCCAAGATCGGTGGCAATGGCTATGGCACAATTCATTATGGCAATTGGTCATATTTTCTTTGCAATGGGGTGGCCTGGGGAAATGTACATTGGTACGCTGTTGTTTGGACTTGGTTATGGGGCTCATTGGGCGATTATGCCAGCTGCTGCCTCCGAGTTGTTTGGTTTGAAAAAATTCGGGGCTTTGTACAATTTCCTCACACAAGCAAACCCTGTAGGTTCTTTAGTCTTCTCTAGTCTAATTGCTAGCGGTATATATGACTGTGAAGCAGAGAAGCAAGCTCATCAACACCATTACCAGCAGCAGAATTGGGGATCAATTTTCTCAGGCATCTTCTCTGGtctaattgttttttctttatattcccaaaaacaagtttttgaaaatagaaaacaaaaactgttaccaagcATAACCTAATTGGCTTGAAGTTGTTAGAATCACTGCCAGTTTTGTCCACTATGCCTCACAAATGAATAAAACATGCTTGCCCAGTATGTTCTTGGTTTCTGTTCTTTACCATTGCTTTCAAGGGGCTTGTGTTGAGGCTATTTTTTTCTCATGCCATGTGGTGTAATTTCATTTGAACTTGTATCCAACCACATGGGTTAAGCTTTTGGTTCAAGATAATTTGAACTACAACTCAAATGAGGCCCAAACTTGTATCCAACCACATGGGATGAGCCTTTGCCCAATATTCTTTATACTTTTCTAGTTGGGCTCATGGTCCACAATTGTTTTCACCTCTAGGAAATGGGCTCACAATCTAATTTCAATTACATGATAAATGGGCTCATGGTCCACATTGTTTCCTCGCTTCACCGTTTGGACTCTTATTGGAcccttgtgtgtgtgtctatatatatatatatatattttttttaagtacaccTTTGATTTTTACATTTTCCCGTCTATTTTCTTTTAGGTCCTGAACTGATTTTGCGCCTACCAAATCACTAACAGTAAAATCTTACGTGACAAATGAAGTATcctattttcacaataaatgctgacatggcaaataaaattataataaaatattttagttggcATTTTATAAATGACACatcagttttaattttttttaaaagccacgtcagaaaattaaagaaaaaaattaaattaaaaaaaaaccttaaatctaatttaattaaaaattgcaattaaatttatttattttggttacttttcactatttttttcgTAAGAATATTGGAACTTGTTCATGCTCTTCCCAAatccaagaaacaaactcaGCAACCAAACCAATCTTTAGTAGGctccaaatcaaaatccaacAACCTAATTTAATCTCCATCAAATCCAGGAAAATAAGAAGCaagaaaccaaaccaaaccataaatcaacccAAGAAATAAACCCATAAACACAGTAACCAATCCATCTCcagcaaacccataaacccattAAATTTCACATGATCAAATTCCTATTCCTTAATGTCCTCTTCAACCTCAATCCTAGATGTGGAAAATCAAATGGCAACACAAGCCACCGATCCCACtcccaaatcaaatcaaacactCGTTCCTCTCGTACTCCATGAACCACACGAACTCAAACCCAGTCTCCCAGAACCCCACACTCGCCggcaccaccacaaccaccataAACCTTCTTTACCACTGCTTCCTCCTCTGAACCCTCAATCTCCATGGTGCATCTACGCCTTCTCCGAGCTCTGCTCCCAGAAAAACCCTCGACCTCAAGCATTGTAGTGAGCCCAGGGTCGTTTCGAATCCGATTACAAGGGTCAAGATCATGAACCCTGTTGCATCCGATGATTGCCATAGCAACAAGGGTCTAGCCATTTGATCTGAACCTACCTCCTCTGATGGATGAAGATTTCGGCATCAGTGATGATCTTCAAGCCAAAGCCGAACCACTCGAAGAGAAGTCGAAGAGGGAGAAGTTGAAGCCAAAGCCGAACCACCTGATCACTGCCGGCCGCATCTCaggccctctctctctctctctctctctctcgtctcAACCCAGATACAAATATCTgattttaagatttaagaaattaatttaattaaattttaaaaaattataaattcaaaattttatttttaattttctgacacggcatttaaaaaaaattaaaatgttgatgtgtcatttaaaaaatgccaactaaactattttattattgttttatttgcCACGTCGGTATTTATAATGCAAAATAAGACCCTCTGCCTGCCATGTCAGACTTTTTTGTTAATAGGTTAACGgcagggactaaaatgaaaccAATTTTCTGATTTATCAATTTAGTgaccaaaatgagaataaatttaaaatgtaaggaccaaaagtatatttttatctttgatttatttatttattatcttggATTGGGTTTATAGCCAAGATTTCACAGAATGAGGTCAAGGCATGCATCTTTCTTGTATATTATTTCTATCATATCTTTATAATGGGATTCTATAATTAGTGCTCATATTTATACAAAAtgtatttgaagaaaaatgtccaattaaaaactaattaaattatttggGCCAGAAGGCTACAAATCATTAGTCCAAACTGATCTGATGTATTGAATTTGTATTGCTCTGTTTTAATGAAATATCTTCTTcctacacccaaaaaaaaaaaaaactcataaaaagtTGACaaactaatttaaaataaataaataatgcaaTTGGTACTACTTCAAcaactcaataaataaattgtaaggcATCTATTACCAGCTTAATGAACACTCTTATTGGAAGAAATTTTATAACCGAGAATTAAATAATGGAACACATTATTATTGAATATATGTTACAACCCAACCGACTTATTctaattaaatgaataataatacaAGTGCAGCAATCGCTACCTAATATAGTAATCAATTTTGTGATTATAGTTTTACTTCTTCTGTTCTTCGGAGGGTATTATGTCACAATGATCATATTTTCCTCACTAGAACCTCTAATTGTTGCTAGGATATATCCTATCTTCACGAATTGAATGCTGTGCAGTCTGTCCTAATCTCTCCATCCTTACCAGTCTTAACACCAACTCTACCGAGCTTCTTCATTGCCGCGATAAAAGCTCCATTGAAATCACCAGGATTGTTTGCAAAATCAACTATAGTAGGTTGAGATGTTGGGTCAGTGTAGAGCACCTGATCGGAAGTTAACAAGCCCTTTCCTGCAACCAAGTTTTGGTAGTACACATTGTCAAAAGTTCGGGGGGTTACAGGATCAAGATCAACAGCTATGCTGGGGTCTACATTTTGAGGACAAGCTGCTTCCAACTGCTGGGCATAAGTAGAATTCAAAGAAGGGTCGACAGAAGAGGATGATGAAAATGAGTACAAGCGGTCTGAAAAGCGACTGCAGTGTGAGAAGCCTACAGTATGAGCTCCAGACAATGCTATCATATCATTTTGACTAAGATTGTTTTTGGCAAAAATGGTGTTGAGCTGGTTGAGATTAAAGGTTGGTTCTGGCAAATTACCAGTTACCAAAGATGCCTGAGAAATAAGGCCATCGCGGCGTCCAAGTTCTACATTGAATGAAGGGCCTCCAGCCTGAGAGTTTTGTATATATTAGTTCAATTATGTATGATATAAATGTAGTTAGCTTTGCTTTAAAGTACTAAATTTTTGAATAAGCAACCAAACCAGTCTTACCAGGACAACAACATCTCTTGCAGCAATAGCTAAAATGTCGGCACATGAGACTTTGCCAGGGCAGGCTTGTTCCACGGCTTGTTTTGCCTTGACGACAGTGTCAAACCCATCTCCTGCTAGGGAAGTATTATCTGGGGCATCCTTTTCTGCATCATTATTTGGCGATGCTATCATGATTGAGGCATCACATCCCTACCATGAAAAAGTATAGAGAATCATTACAGCCAATTGTAAACGGTTCTGGAACCATATGTATGTCCTAATAACACTTTTCCTAAAcatatttataattgttatcatatacatttaaaaattatttccaaTAGCTTATTTGTATAATATaagacaaaaagttaaaaaactgTTATGATTCTAGTGTCTCACATGAATTAACTATAAgcttaattatgtttttataagCTCTTGAACACCCTCCTCTTGAAAGCCGGTTTTCAATGGTGAGTTCTACCCATGAGTTTGTAACATTTAGTATCAAAGTAAATCACCACCCAATAACCCGGAaacaatacataaaaaaaaaaaaaagaagagagcaTATAATCATTCCCCAAATACACACTAATGAACAATTAGTCAATTAAGTTTTCTCTAGATAGGCTATGCATATTTATGCGTCGATTTCTCACTATCCCTTTAATGACCATATATAAATTCCACGAATGAAAAGAAACAGAGAGTACAAGTTTCAAACCTGTGGAATGGAAAAACACATGTAGACACTAGAAAGTAGAAACCATTGACAAATCTAGAAGAATTATATCCAAGGAAACTCACAAACATTTTacttagatatatatatatatatatatctagtaATTATTTGTGTCCTTGTGATCTCAATCAAACAAATAGTTGTTGAAGACTTAAATGTTACATGTCGCTATCCAGTGAGAATTATGTGATTTAGTATTTCAAGTTACCTCCTAGTTAGTCAAAAGTTTTGTTCTGCCAGGGTGTGCATGAATACAACAGCATCCAATTGTGACTGTttacattaataattaaataaaataaatttatttttttaataataaaaaaatcagtaTATTCAGAGCCTCATGTATTGCATATTTACTGCAAAatgcaattttgtttttttattatcaccATACTACACCTTCTATATAGAACTTCCTTGTTGTATGAACAAATAAGACCCTCTGACAAGTGACACCTATGAATGCATATTGGTGATACCATTATTGTCTCGGGAGTCAAGATTATCAATATCAAACACCTAATAATTGTTAACAAGTTAATACAACTGAGACAGAAACTCAATACCTGAACAAAGCAATCATGGAAGAATAGACGAAGAGTGGCAGGGATTGTGGTGAAAGTCTGGCTAAACTTTGTAGAAACTGCCTGTTGCACTATGGACTCAACGTTTGGGCAGCTCGACCTGTAGAAATTTTCGACTAGTTGCCCCTCTCCTCTCCCTATGATCGTAAAAGCTAGTAACAACACTATCCCTCTCCATAACCCCATTTCCCTCGCTTAACTATATTCAACTTTTCTCTTATCACCTCTTGTGTTGtgtgtatctctctctctttctctgtagCTACAGCTCAATGTTGATGACGGTTATATATAaggaaaggaagaaacataGAGAGATGCATGCTTAGCCTACTTGGTCTAAGCGTCGAAGGATTCAACATTTTAATAACCAAACCTTATTAATTTGAACGTGTTATTGGGTTTTAGTCATAGTCCTATAGGACAGCCTACCCAGTAAGATTTAGCCACATTATAATATTCCATTATTGCATGGTGGACTTCCAAGTTCCAAGTTCCTACGCTCGGCTCCTATAAAAGCTTtagaatattaaataaataaacaatcaaTTTCTACATTTTAAACGGTACTTTGTAGAAGCGCCTATGAAAATGTCTCTTTACCAACCATtttgaaaagaatatttttatcACTCACAAATTGTTTTACGCATCCTCCTAAAaataactgaaaaaaaaaaaaattcgattGATTTTAGGGTGTATGTAAAACAATTTGTGTAAAAAATTTAACCCTTTTGAAAATTTAGTCTTACCTCAATCTTCCATTTAAAACAtctttcatataattttttaagatctataaaattttattttattttaaaaaaaatgagataataGAAAAGAGATGCAAATaacttaaacattttttttaataaaatgacaaacccaACTTTCAAACTATTGAATTGGAATGATCTAGTTTGAGTtctatttactctttttttaaggACAGAATTCTATTTACttaaaaaagtatatttatGTAACTTTGAATTGTAAGGCTTATTACGTACTATTATAATATTTCGTGTTGAAAGATTagtaggaaatttttttaatgtgaaaattaTGATATGAAGGCATGTTATGTAACATGCTTCTGTCAAAGAAATTAAACTCAAACTAGACCATTCCAGAAGAACAAACTAGACAGCTAGCAAATCAATAGCTATTGATTTTGGAAAAAGTATTGAGTATACTCCCATAGTATGGAtaaatttgcttcttcttcttacatTTATGGTGGAccctaccataaatttaatgagtgaaCTCTATTATAAATGTGAAAGGGAAGAGCACCACTCTCCATGATCCAAGAATAGTTAAGTATTACTTTTTGGGATTTGGTAGCAGTCAATTAATTTGTTCTTTTGGTATAAATACAAGTGTAGATGCATGGGTTATGGGAATTGATCAGATGCATCACCCTCATAACCTTATTGCTTGCAAGTTATATAAAGATGAAAATGACACGATaacaaatccaaaataaatgtGGAAGTTCCACTAGCTAGCTCAAGAAGACTTGTCTAGTCTCTAGACTGTCGATCTAGAGGTCAATTGCAAACAGTCGAACTATATTATTACAACTTGTCAATAAACGAGCACTGTTTCTTAATATTTAATAATGatgtttaatttctttttcaaatttggtATCGTTGCAtggtttagactttagactTCAGACATGAAATAACTAAATTACTCCAtaattagaaaaacaaaaacaaaaacacatacacaacCTTGATCATGGTTGTGTGTATTAGTTTTTcatcagggaaaaaaaaaaaaaagtcagagcCAGAGGGGGTAGAGCCCACCCAAAACAGCCCTCCAACCCTcatggtttgaatttttttttgcattttatatttgtttaatataGCTATTATTTGTCAAAACTCATCCCATGTAACAGAATCTTTTTTAAGattcaaaagttataaaatataattcaagattaaaaaaaaattaaaaaaagaagcaaacattttaattgaagtgaaaattatgaaaaaaaaaatttatctttcaatCAGACCTCAaatatctatataataatttactctctcttttttttttaagtgagtgtattataataaaatttggaaataatATAGTGTCCATGATTTTATATTGTTTTCAAGTTAAACTCTAGggtttaagatggtaaaatggttactatatgattttaaattattataatttattcattttatgagtttctttttttttttttagaaaaaatcattttgagtTTAATATAATGATATAAGTTGTAattaacatttatttaattactaaaaagtaaaaactattaCCTACGAATAATAAGTGAAATTTTGACTATTAGAAAAATAACAAGGTTTATtcttatatgaaaataaatccaaaaaaaaaaaaaactcattagaATGTAGTTGCTATCTTTTTATGGAGTGTAA
This genomic stretch from Castanea sativa cultivar Marrone di Chiusa Pesio chromosome 1, ASM4071231v1 harbors:
- the LOC142641969 gene encoding peroxidase 51-like translates to MGLWRGIVLLLAFTIIGRGEGQLVENFYRSSCPNVESIVQQAVSTKFSQTFTTIPATLRLFFHDCFVQGCDASIMIASPNNDAEKDAPDNTSLAGDGFDTVVKAKQAVEQACPGKVSCADILAIAARDVVVLAGGPSFNVELGRRDGLISQASLVTGNLPEPTFNLNQLNTIFAKNNLSQNDMIALSGAHTVGFSHCSRFSDRLYSFSSSSSVDPSLNSTYAQQLEAACPQNVDPSIAVDLDPVTPRTFDNVYYQNLVAGKGLLTSDQVLYTDPTSQPTIVDFANNPGDFNGAFIAAMKKLGRVGVKTGKDGEIRTDCTAFNS